A single Anopheles arabiensis isolate DONGOLA chromosome 2, AaraD3, whole genome shotgun sequence DNA region contains:
- the LOC120894076 gene encoding uncharacterized protein LOC120894076 isoform X1, translated as MFMDDSGIESGDKLESLFIDELASFGEDQLLTDTAAPALLKGPVDSDAESDIYSKLNDFDVVFENPAERPDPIRAAVAAAAAPVSDSDPRLPRQQPSSGAGGRKVLTSDNSTDSFASSTATSSGAPVSSGANGDEGGGQRDHGASTVPQLSTCKILQRKLELKVERAKRNYRQMYHDGGQQDPIEKEPKISSLIPISRLPIPAGRESHQLVDVNTGFNSDDELENVSFFPRPNRKGSGGGSTRQELSDTFSIQEMTIESDNDELDFEQCRKMSDSKGYRKILNRGCSGAAGKDDYLDNDTLDEDDDSQNLELLPPKGGGYALKEQLRRLFCCCFVKSNDFL; from the exons atgtttatGGACGACAGTGGCATCGAGAGCGGCGACAAGCTGGAATCGCTGTTCATCGACGAGCTCGCCAGCTTCGGGGAAGACCAGCTGTTAACGGACACTGCTGCA CCTGCGCTTCTTAAGGGTCCCGTGGACTCGGACGCCGAAAGTGACATCTACTCCAAGCTGAACGATTTCGATGTGGTGTTTGAAAATCCGGCCGAACGGCCCGACCCGATTCGAGCGGCCGTAGCAGCGGCGGCCGCTCCCGTGTCCGATTCCGACCCCCGTCTTCCGCGGCAGCAGCCGTCCAGTGGTGCCGGCGGACGCAAGGTTCTGACGAGCGACAACAGTACCGATTCGTTCGCTTCCTCCACGGCCACGTCCAGCGGAGCGCCGGTGTCTTCCGGCGCGAATGGAGACGAAGGTGGTGGGCAGCGCGATCACGGCGCCAGCACGGTGCCGCAGCTCAGCACGTGCAAGATATTGCAGCGCAAGCTGGAGCTGAAGGTGGAACGCGCCAAACGCAACTACCGCCAGATGTACCACGATGGGGGACAG CAGGATCCAATCGAAAAGGAGCCGAAGATTAGCAGCCTGATACCGATCTCGCGCCTTCCGATACCGGCCGGGCGGGAAAGCCACCAGCTGGTGGACGTCAACACCGGCTTCAACAGTGACGACGAGCTCGAGAATGTGTCCTTCTTTCCGCGCCCCAATCGGAAGGGCAGCGGCGGGGGCAGCACGCGCCAGGAGCTGTCCGACACGTTCAGCATCCAGGAGATGACGATCGAGTCGGACAACGACGAGCTGGACTTTGAGCAGTGCCGCAAGATGTCGGACAGCAAGGGCTACCGGAAGATACTGAACCGCGGGTGCTCGGGCGCGGCCGGCAAGGACGACTATCTGGACAACGATACGCTGGACGAGGATGACGATTCGCAGAACCTGGAGCTGCTGCCACCGAAGGGCGGCGGTTACGCGCTGAAGGAGCAGCTGCGGCgactgttttgctgctgcttcgtaAAGAGTAACGATTTCCTGTGA
- the LOC120894076 gene encoding uncharacterized protein LOC120894076 isoform X2, which yields MFMDDSGIESGDKLESLFIDELASFGEDQLLTDTAAPALLKGPVDSDAESDIYSKLNDFDVVFENPAERPDPIRAAVAAAAAPVSDSDPRLPRQQPSSGAGGRKVLTSDNSTDSFASSTATSSGAPVSSGANGDEGGGQRDHGASTVPQLSTCKILQRKLELKVERAKRNYRQMYHDGGQDPIEKEPKISSLIPISRLPIPAGRESHQLVDVNTGFNSDDELENVSFFPRPNRKGSGGGSTRQELSDTFSIQEMTIESDNDELDFEQCRKMSDSKGYRKILNRGCSGAAGKDDYLDNDTLDEDDDSQNLELLPPKGGGYALKEQLRRLFCCCFVKSNDFL from the exons atgtttatGGACGACAGTGGCATCGAGAGCGGCGACAAGCTGGAATCGCTGTTCATCGACGAGCTCGCCAGCTTCGGGGAAGACCAGCTGTTAACGGACACTGCTGCA CCTGCGCTTCTTAAGGGTCCCGTGGACTCGGACGCCGAAAGTGACATCTACTCCAAGCTGAACGATTTCGATGTGGTGTTTGAAAATCCGGCCGAACGGCCCGACCCGATTCGAGCGGCCGTAGCAGCGGCGGCCGCTCCCGTGTCCGATTCCGACCCCCGTCTTCCGCGGCAGCAGCCGTCCAGTGGTGCCGGCGGACGCAAGGTTCTGACGAGCGACAACAGTACCGATTCGTTCGCTTCCTCCACGGCCACGTCCAGCGGAGCGCCGGTGTCTTCCGGCGCGAATGGAGACGAAGGTGGTGGGCAGCGCGATCACGGCGCCAGCACGGTGCCGCAGCTCAGCACGTGCAAGATATTGCAGCGCAAGCTGGAGCTGAAGGTGGAACGCGCCAAACGCAACTACCGCCAGATGTACCACGATGGGGGACAG GATCCAATCGAAAAGGAGCCGAAGATTAGCAGCCTGATACCGATCTCGCGCCTTCCGATACCGGCCGGGCGGGAAAGCCACCAGCTGGTGGACGTCAACACCGGCTTCAACAGTGACGACGAGCTCGAGAATGTGTCCTTCTTTCCGCGCCCCAATCGGAAGGGCAGCGGCGGGGGCAGCACGCGCCAGGAGCTGTCCGACACGTTCAGCATCCAGGAGATGACGATCGAGTCGGACAACGACGAGCTGGACTTTGAGCAGTGCCGCAAGATGTCGGACAGCAAGGGCTACCGGAAGATACTGAACCGCGGGTGCTCGGGCGCGGCCGGCAAGGACGACTATCTGGACAACGATACGCTGGACGAGGATGACGATTCGCAGAACCTGGAGCTGCTGCCACCGAAGGGCGGCGGTTACGCGCTGAAGGAGCAGCTGCGGCgactgttttgctgctgcttcgtaAAGAGTAACGATTTCCTGTGA